In Cellvibrio polysaccharolyticus, a genomic segment contains:
- a CDS encoding glycoside hydrolase family 88/105 protein codes for MRLKKLSGLIIMLSLGGAISPLHVHAATSPQATTATAQTAIPDKKQVMDAVEKLALAEVNRLKDVEQNPGPGKRGINTNWISATFFVGTAKLVEAANVPEVLDYNLAVAKRFNYAHQGNSAPVNLINADDQAIGDLYQSIYLHTGLPGVLMPLQQRLDYTLPYLTLTPAPKRLVWWWCDALFMAPPVLTQMSAITGDAKYIDAMDVQFWRVYDRLYDKKEHLFARDERFIERRSANNQQIFWSRGQGWVVAGIARILESMPADYPSRPKYVALFQEMVARLITLQQPDGLWRASLLDLEAYPEAETSGTAFFTYALAFGINHGILDRKTYLPHALKGWNGLNQYILPNGILGQVQTAGDQPVPTRREATTLYSSGGYILAGLEMAKLNDPVSNLPKPVKTPPAFEYHASDIVITPHPVNATPDQIREYDRRNAEHAAVKELAFDPMVDAPKYPL; via the coding sequence ATGCGTCTAAAAAAGCTGTCGGGTTTAATAATTATGCTATCGCTGGGCGGTGCAATCTCACCGCTACATGTTCATGCGGCAACTTCGCCACAAGCGACCACAGCCACTGCCCAAACTGCCATTCCGGATAAAAAGCAGGTGATGGACGCGGTAGAAAAACTGGCGCTGGCCGAAGTTAATCGCCTCAAAGACGTAGAACAAAACCCCGGCCCGGGAAAACGTGGCATCAACACCAACTGGATTTCTGCCACCTTTTTCGTGGGCACCGCCAAACTGGTTGAAGCCGCCAACGTGCCGGAAGTTCTCGATTACAACCTCGCGGTTGCCAAACGTTTCAACTATGCCCATCAGGGCAATAGCGCCCCGGTTAATTTAATCAATGCCGACGACCAGGCGATTGGTGACTTGTACCAGTCCATTTATCTTCACACCGGTTTGCCCGGTGTACTCATGCCATTGCAGCAGCGGCTTGATTACACATTGCCCTACCTGACATTAACGCCAGCACCAAAACGCCTCGTTTGGTGGTGGTGCGATGCCCTGTTTATGGCACCACCGGTGCTGACGCAAATGTCTGCTATTACCGGCGATGCAAAATATATTGATGCGATGGATGTACAGTTCTGGCGAGTTTACGACCGCCTTTACGATAAAAAAGAACATCTCTTCGCTCGCGACGAACGCTTTATCGAGCGCCGCTCTGCCAACAACCAGCAAATTTTCTGGTCGCGAGGCCAGGGCTGGGTGGTTGCGGGTATAGCTCGTATTCTGGAATCCATGCCTGCGGATTATCCGTCGCGGCCTAAATATGTCGCCTTGTTTCAGGAGATGGTTGCTCGTTTGATAACCTTGCAACAACCGGATGGTTTATGGCGAGCCAGTTTGCTGGATTTGGAAGCCTACCCGGAAGCAGAAACCTCTGGCACAGCATTTTTTACTTACGCACTGGCGTTCGGCATCAACCACGGCATTCTCGATCGCAAAACCTATTTGCCGCATGCACTGAAAGGCTGGAACGGGCTTAACCAGTATATTTTACCTAATGGTATTCTTGGCCAGGTACAGACTGCCGGCGATCAACCGGTGCCGACACGACGCGAGGCAACAACACTTTATTCGTCGGGTGGTTATATTTTGGCAGGGCTTGAGATGGCGAAGTTGAATGATCCGGTTAGCAATTTGCCCAAGCCGGTAAAAACCCCGCCAGCGTTTGAGTATCACGCCAGCGATATCGTGATAACACCGCACCCGGTTAATGCTACACCCGATCAGATTCGCGAGTATGATCGTCGCAATGCCGAACACGCCGCGGTGAAGGAACTGGCTTTCGACCCGATGGTAGATGCGCCAAAATATCCGCTGTAG
- a CDS encoding oligogalacturonate lyase family protein, whose protein sequence is MHKNPSLKRRQLLISSAIGSAALMLGNKTLAASETGTSKPTTPETGKPSVIPTRWTDPISGKKILRLSEEDNSRSLYFHDNAFTHDGRYMVMNTPSGIGLYDFQQQKNTLLAKGKYEVIMVSRSKAVCYARKTIGEPREKDNNNLFDNIEYYAIDIPSGKEKFIGIFEKGFITTVNADDTLMAGAYATRLFALQPGKQVANTDGGYNAIGKDGKPLSFADAKELRMADRLAQNIPMEIFTINIETGERKVVTQSTDWLNHVQFSPTDPQQLMYCHEGPWHMVDRIWTIRTDGSNKQSIHTRRMNMEIAGHEFFSFDGKTIYYDLQTPRGEDFWLATYHLETGKRIWYHMERNEWSVHFQISQDGKLLAGDGGDHEMVARAEDGKYLYLFEPQIIEDIAVSAPNAAELIRPGKLKSTRLVDMSQHDYRVEPNIQFSPDNKYLVFRSNMHGPIHTYAVVL, encoded by the coding sequence ATGCATAAAAACCCTTCCCTGAAAAGACGACAGCTATTAATTTCTTCTGCTATTGGCAGTGCTGCTTTAATGCTGGGCAATAAGACCCTGGCGGCTTCAGAAACTGGCACATCAAAACCCACTACACCGGAAACCGGAAAACCATCTGTTATCCCGACCCGGTGGACTGACCCGATTAGCGGTAAAAAAATCCTTCGCCTTTCCGAAGAAGATAACTCCCGCTCGCTCTATTTCCATGACAACGCCTTTACCCATGATGGCCGCTACATGGTGATGAATACGCCATCCGGTATTGGTTTATATGATTTCCAACAGCAAAAAAACACCTTGCTGGCCAAAGGCAAGTATGAAGTCATTATGGTATCTCGCAGCAAAGCGGTGTGTTACGCGAGAAAAACGATTGGCGAACCGCGGGAGAAAGACAATAACAACCTGTTCGATAATATTGAGTACTACGCTATTGATATCCCCAGCGGCAAGGAAAAATTTATCGGCATCTTCGAAAAAGGATTCATTACCACCGTCAATGCCGACGACACACTGATGGCCGGTGCTTATGCCACGCGTCTGTTTGCACTGCAACCCGGCAAACAAGTCGCTAACACCGACGGCGGTTACAATGCCATAGGCAAGGATGGAAAACCGCTCAGTTTTGCCGATGCCAAAGAGCTGCGCATGGCTGACCGGCTGGCACAAAATATTCCCATGGAAATTTTCACCATCAACATCGAAACCGGTGAGCGCAAGGTTGTTACCCAATCCACTGACTGGTTAAACCACGTTCAATTTTCGCCCACCGACCCGCAGCAGCTGATGTACTGCCATGAAGGCCCCTGGCATATGGTGGATAGAATCTGGACCATTCGCACCGATGGCAGTAACAAACAAAGCATTCATACCCGACGAATGAACATGGAAATCGCCGGCCATGAGTTTTTTTCCTTTGACGGAAAAACGATTTATTACGACCTGCAAACACCACGCGGTGAAGATTTCTGGCTGGCGACCTACCACCTGGAAACTGGCAAGCGCATCTGGTACCACATGGAGCGCAACGAATGGTCGGTACACTTTCAAATATCGCAAGATGGAAAACTGCTGGCCGGTGATGGTGGCGACCATGAAATGGTTGCCCGTGCTGAAGACGGAAAATATCTCTACCTTTTTGAACCGCAAATTATCGAAGACATCGCTGTCAGCGCACCCAATGCAGCAGAACTGATTCGACCAGGCAAACTGAAAAGTACCAGGCTGGTGGATATGAGCCAGCACGATTACCGTGTCGAACCCAATATTCAATTCTCTCCCGATAATAAATACCTCGTATTCCGCTCCAATATGCACGGACCAATTCATACCTATGCCGTAGTTTTGTGA
- the rhaT gene encoding L-rhamnose/proton symporter RhaT — MSNPLLGVLFHWLGGLASASFYVPFRKVRGWSWEIYWLIGGLFSWVLAPWIFAFFRTENLFGVIAAANSETLLLCVFYGLLWGMGGLTFGLTMRYLGLSLGMAVALGLCAFFGTIVPPIVQGTFFTEVLPTTHGKIVMLGLVMCLIGIAIVGAGGINKEKESSPEERQKNIAEFDLKKGLWIALFCGLMSSCFAFGIAAGAPIAELSAAAGTHQLFKGLPVICIVLIGGTITNLIWCAYLIRRNKTAREILKPRQDSKANRVASSGWNLLWCAIAGVTWYFQFFFYVMGESQMGEYGFSSWTLHMASIIIFSSLWGFALSEWKGSSKKTLAYVFTGLAFLVGSTVVIGYGNSLT, encoded by the coding sequence ATGTCAAATCCATTATTAGGTGTTTTATTTCATTGGCTCGGCGGTTTGGCTTCAGCCAGTTTTTATGTGCCTTTTCGCAAAGTGCGTGGCTGGTCATGGGAAATTTACTGGCTGATTGGCGGGTTGTTTTCCTGGGTGCTGGCGCCCTGGATTTTTGCATTTTTTCGCACCGAAAATTTATTCGGCGTTATCGCCGCAGCGAATAGCGAAACGCTTTTACTGTGCGTGTTTTATGGTCTTTTGTGGGGTATGGGCGGCCTGACGTTCGGTTTGACCATGCGTTACCTGGGTTTGTCATTAGGCATGGCGGTTGCGCTGGGATTGTGTGCTTTTTTCGGCACCATCGTACCGCCGATAGTACAAGGCACTTTTTTTACCGAGGTTTTACCGACCACTCACGGGAAAATCGTCATGCTCGGGCTGGTGATGTGTCTTATTGGTATTGCCATTGTCGGCGCTGGTGGCATCAACAAAGAAAAAGAAAGCTCTCCGGAAGAACGCCAAAAAAATATTGCTGAATTTGATCTGAAAAAGGGACTCTGGATTGCCCTTTTTTGCGGGCTGATGTCTTCCTGCTTTGCCTTTGGCATCGCTGCCGGAGCGCCCATTGCCGAACTGTCAGCCGCCGCTGGCACCCATCAGTTGTTTAAAGGCTTGCCCGTTATTTGTATTGTGCTGATTGGCGGCACCATTACCAACCTTATCTGGTGCGCTTATTTAATTCGCAGAAACAAAACCGCGCGTGAAATATTAAAACCCCGCCAGGATAGCAAAGCCAACCGGGTCGCCAGCAGTGGCTGGAATCTGTTGTGGTGTGCTATCGCCGGAGTTACCTGGTATTTTCAATTCTTCTTTTATGTCATGGGCGAAAGTCAGATGGGAGAATACGGTTTTTCCTCCTGGACCCTGCACATGGCATCCATCATTATTTTTTCATCATTGTGGGGCTTTGCCTTAAGCGAGTGGAAAGGCTCCAGCAAAAAGACACTGGCCTATGTTTTTACCGGGCTGGCCTTTTTAGTGGGTTCTACCGTGGTTATTGGCTACGGCAACTCTCTAACTTAA
- a CDS encoding TonB-dependent receptor: MKHASFRINPLAWSILTAVAISGTSVQAQTTSASDSVEEVVVTGFRASLNTALNQKRENTAAIDSIVSEDIGKFPDSNLAESMQRIPGVALSRGDGGEGKNISVRGLGSTFTRVRINGMEGASQTGSSDIYGAGNSGRGFDFNVFPSEIFSDLTVRKTPSADVEEGSLGATVDIKAPRPLSFKDEFTATGTLRGVYNEISESTDPRISGLIAKKFADDTIGVLVSVAHSERNIREVGYSAVNILPGYVNGGFCSPVGYTGTQVPANNAAKGADELNCSTGNPRTGSAEAYDLWRSLTGVSGQPGGGVFMPRIPRYLNSEQDAERSGGSVTLEWQPTDRTNVALDGLFSRYDVVRRDNYIDALSLARNANNNGQPMMSIKELEVNANGSLVYGLFDGVDLRSESLVDRFTTTVEQINLSFSHQFSDTFEVTGLIGRSKSELENLERLTVNLDAVDTDNYSIDFRNGGNIPILSYGIDVANPNNFQYAAGLSDGTVLGNWNIGSSSRTTENTTAGVNFGWQATDAFKIKFGAQHRVSDYKVRTQQLAPSYTATRNLPAGVSVSDFTRIVKGVNDKLGSNTLGNYVGVDHEKWKQAVGFNDFEWCGAECGAQSPEVKETINSAYLMTEFRFEDLAMPIRGDVGVRYVETDQHSVGFVPTAAPAGSKYPTVALPVAVDRTYDDLLPSANVVIEINPSLLARLSFAEVISRPDLGVLIPSGSVNATTRTGSIGNPFLEAIRAKTYDASLEWYFNEGALASVAYFEKDIDTYIQSISSLVPYSELGLPNTLLEGSSATPADLFTVMRSTNTPGGPLKGVELNMQLPFTFLPGFWQDFGLLANYTHVTSDINYVLQSANGVPTLTTTNDLIGLSKDAASATLYYEKDDFSIRTTGSYRSGYLRSIPSGGNDSDVLGNKSTLFVDASASYNLTSNVTLILEAQNLTDERNTLYIDSVRQDTLFETRIGRTFTVGVTARF, encoded by the coding sequence ATGAAACACGCATCATTCAGAATCAATCCGCTTGCCTGGTCTATCCTGACGGCGGTTGCTATCAGCGGTACTTCTGTTCAGGCTCAAACAACTTCGGCGAGCGATAGCGTTGAAGAAGTGGTGGTCACCGGTTTCCGGGCATCGCTGAACACAGCGTTGAACCAGAAACGTGAAAACACAGCAGCCATCGACAGTATTGTTTCCGAAGATATTGGTAAATTCCCTGATTCCAACCTGGCTGAATCCATGCAGCGGATTCCCGGTGTAGCACTGTCGCGCGGGGACGGCGGCGAAGGTAAAAATATTTCCGTGCGCGGTCTCGGCTCCACCTTTACGCGTGTGCGAATCAATGGCATGGAAGGCGCTTCACAAACCGGTTCATCTGACATTTACGGCGCGGGCAACAGTGGCCGCGGCTTTGACTTTAACGTTTTCCCTTCTGAAATTTTCTCTGATCTTACCGTACGTAAAACCCCCAGCGCCGATGTAGAAGAAGGCTCGCTGGGTGCTACCGTAGACATCAAAGCGCCAAGACCACTTTCTTTCAAAGACGAATTTACCGCAACCGGTACCTTGCGTGGTGTGTATAACGAAATCAGCGAATCAACCGACCCGCGTATTTCCGGTTTGATTGCCAAAAAATTTGCTGATGACACCATCGGCGTACTGGTTTCTGTCGCTCACTCCGAACGTAATATTCGTGAAGTGGGTTACTCTGCAGTAAACATTTTACCAGGTTATGTAAACGGCGGTTTTTGTTCTCCGGTTGGTTATACCGGCACTCAGGTTCCAGCCAACAATGCCGCAAAAGGCGCAGATGAATTGAACTGTAGCACCGGCAACCCGCGTACCGGCAGTGCTGAAGCCTATGATTTGTGGCGCTCACTTACCGGTGTTTCCGGTCAGCCTGGCGGTGGTGTATTTATGCCGCGTATTCCGCGTTACCTGAACTCCGAACAGGATGCCGAGCGTAGCGGCGGTAGCGTGACACTGGAATGGCAACCTACCGATCGCACCAACGTTGCGCTCGATGGCCTTTTCTCCCGCTACGATGTGGTACGTCGCGATAACTATATTGATGCACTGTCACTCGCCCGTAACGCCAACAACAACGGCCAGCCGATGATGTCTATCAAAGAGCTGGAAGTAAATGCCAACGGTTCGCTGGTATACGGTTTGTTTGATGGTGTGGATTTGCGCTCTGAAAGCCTGGTAGACAGATTCACCACCACCGTTGAACAAATCAACCTGAGTTTCTCTCATCAGTTCAGCGATACCTTTGAAGTGACCGGTTTGATTGGCCGTTCAAAATCCGAACTGGAAAACCTTGAGCGTTTAACCGTAAACCTGGATGCGGTCGATACCGACAACTACTCCATTGATTTCCGTAACGGTGGCAACATTCCAATTTTGAGTTACGGTATTGATGTCGCCAACCCGAACAATTTCCAATACGCCGCCGGCTTGTCTGACGGTACAGTATTGGGCAACTGGAATATCGGCAGTTCAAGCCGCACCACTGAAAATACCACCGCCGGTGTAAATTTCGGATGGCAGGCAACCGACGCATTTAAAATCAAATTTGGTGCGCAGCACCGTGTAAGTGATTACAAAGTTCGTACCCAACAACTGGCTCCTTCCTACACCGCCACTCGCAATCTGCCGGCTGGCGTAAGCGTCAGTGACTTTACCCGTATTGTTAAAGGCGTAAATGACAAACTGGGCTCCAATACCCTGGGCAATTATGTGGGTGTTGATCACGAAAAATGGAAACAAGCGGTTGGCTTTAACGATTTCGAATGGTGCGGCGCCGAGTGTGGTGCTCAGTCTCCCGAGGTTAAGGAAACCATCAACAGCGCTTACCTGATGACTGAATTCCGCTTCGAAGATCTGGCCATGCCGATTCGTGGTGATGTGGGCGTTCGTTATGTAGAAACCGATCAGCACAGCGTAGGCTTCGTGCCCACTGCTGCACCCGCCGGCTCCAAATACCCGACGGTTGCCTTACCGGTTGCGGTAGATCGTACTTATGATGACCTGTTGCCATCTGCCAACGTGGTTATTGAAATCAACCCGTCGCTGCTTGCCCGTTTGTCTTTTGCAGAAGTGATTTCACGTCCTGACCTCGGCGTACTGATTCCGAGCGGTTCTGTGAACGCGACTACTCGTACCGGCAGCATTGGTAACCCGTTCCTCGAAGCGATTCGTGCAAAAACCTACGACGCTTCTCTGGAGTGGTATTTCAACGAAGGTGCGCTGGCATCAGTTGCTTACTTCGAAAAAGATATTGATACCTACATTCAGTCTATCTCAAGTCTGGTGCCCTACTCTGAACTCGGCCTGCCTAACACCTTGCTGGAAGGTTCTTCTGCAACACCTGCGGATTTGTTTACGGTAATGCGTTCTACCAACACCCCGGGCGGTCCGCTGAAAGGTGTTGAATTGAACATGCAGTTGCCGTTCACTTTCCTGCCGGGTTTCTGGCAAGACTTTGGCCTGCTGGCAAACTACACCCACGTAACCTCTGACATTAATTATGTGTTGCAGAGTGCCAATGGCGTACCCACCCTGACTACAACCAACGATTTGATCGGTTTGTCCAAGGATGCCGCCAGCGCCACGCTTTACTACGAAAAAGACGATTTCAGCATCCGTACCACAGGTAGCTACCGCTCCGGTTATTTGCGTTCCATTCCATCTGGCGGTAACGACAGTGACGTACTGGGCAACAAATCAACCTTGTTCGTCGATGCCTCTGCGTCTTACAACCTGACCAGCAATGTCACGCTGATTCTTGAAGCACAAAACCTCACGGATGAACGCAATACCTTGTATATCGACAGTGTGCGCCAGGATACTTTGTTCGAAACCCGTATTGGCCGCACCTTCACCGTGGGCGTAACTGCTCGCTTCTAA
- a CDS encoding rhamnogalacturonan acetylesterase gives MTHSSRRLWSAALLLLAALNTACSHHNRQTDDQPSMANTPLLTDFTQPQQFRFLPGETSPGVLTLTAADNYTAARGYGFDLNTSPEQNGKPFYFSVRVPEGNYRVTLELGHHTLPSANTVKAESRRLYLENVTTRAGEQLTRSFVVNVRTPALTPPEKNAPGGTRVAVKEREQYALHWDDKLTLEFNGSAPQVRAVTLEKVEVPTVYLIGDSTVTDQGYEPAASWGQMLPRFFGGDVAIANHAESGETIKSFMSGLRLAKVLETLKAGDYLFIQFGHNDQKQNWPQTWADAQTTYPAYLSALIAEARLRGATPVLITSMQRRTFDKHGKILNSHGAYPQAIRDLAGSEAVALIDLDRMSVSLYEALGVARAPLAFNDNGRDATHHNNYGAYQLAKCVVAGIRSNHLPLAASLVAGLPDYDPAKPDPVEQFTLAPSPQISNHRPDGN, from the coding sequence ATGACACATTCTTCCCGGCGGCTTTGGTCAGCCGCACTGCTGTTGCTCGCCGCACTCAACACCGCTTGCAGCCACCACAACCGCCAAACCGACGATCAACCATCCATGGCAAATACCCCGTTACTGACAGACTTTACCCAACCGCAGCAATTCCGCTTTTTACCCGGTGAAACGTCGCCCGGTGTTTTGACGCTAACTGCCGCCGATAACTACACCGCCGCGCGCGGCTACGGTTTTGATTTGAACACCAGTCCCGAACAAAACGGCAAGCCTTTTTATTTTTCTGTGCGAGTACCCGAAGGCAATTATCGGGTGACCCTTGAACTGGGGCACCACACGCTGCCCTCTGCCAATACCGTCAAAGCCGAATCGCGGCGCTTGTACCTGGAAAATGTAACAACCCGCGCCGGAGAGCAATTAACCCGCAGTTTTGTCGTGAATGTGCGCACCCCGGCCTTAACCCCGCCAGAAAAGAATGCACCGGGCGGCACCCGGGTAGCGGTAAAAGAGCGGGAGCAATATGCCTTGCACTGGGACGACAAGTTAACGCTGGAATTTAACGGCAGCGCGCCACAGGTGCGCGCAGTGACTCTGGAAAAAGTCGAGGTGCCTACTGTGTATCTGATCGGCGATTCCACCGTAACCGATCAGGGTTACGAACCGGCGGCGAGCTGGGGGCAAATGTTGCCGCGCTTTTTCGGGGGTGATGTAGCCATCGCCAACCATGCCGAATCGGGTGAAACCATCAAGTCGTTTATGTCCGGCTTGCGACTGGCCAAGGTGCTGGAAACCTTAAAAGCCGGCGATTATCTGTTTATTCAATTCGGCCACAACGACCAGAAACAAAACTGGCCGCAAACCTGGGCGGATGCACAAACCACCTACCCGGCTTATTTAAGCGCGTTGATTGCCGAAGCCCGGCTGCGCGGCGCCACGCCGGTGCTGATTACCTCCATGCAACGCCGCACCTTTGATAAGCACGGGAAAATCCTTAACAGCCACGGTGCTTACCCGCAAGCGATAAGGGATTTGGCAGGGAGCGAAGCGGTAGCTTTGATTGATCTTGATCGGATGAGTGTATCCCTCTACGAAGCGCTGGGCGTGGCCAGGGCGCCGCTTGCCTTTAACGACAACGGACGGGACGCAACCCATCACAATAACTACGGCGCTTACCAGTTGGCGAAGTGCGTGGTAGCTGGCATTCGCAGCAATCACTTGCCTCTTGCAGCCAGTCTGGTAGCGGGCTTGCCCGATTATGATCCGGCCAAACCTGACCCGGTAGAACAATTTACGCTCGCCCCCAGCCCGCAAATTTCCAACCACCGCCCCGATGGCAACTGA
- a CDS encoding beta-galactosidase — protein MITTRRDTIKLMASAAGLTAAAPYISANTASLATGSATRSAVPYQMKKLVHGVCYYPELWPEEDIDRDIAEMTKLGINMIRIGEFSWSSIEPREGEISTAFFRKVLDRFHAAGISVVFCTPTPTPPIWLTHGHPDRLFVNADGDRLVHGSRQHVSYEHPAVRTACYRIVEEIAKTLGDHPSIIAWQIDNEIKCHVAEDFSPGAIVAWHKWLKNRYGTIERLNEEWSTHIWSTWYQSFEQVPAPLKTPFLHSASLSTAYRLFNRESIAEFVDQQSEIIRRYSKAPITHNTNPAFSVNHERLFKNLDFASYDAYPSSTQWHSLVFRSDMYRAAKPGRPFWLMETSVSHNGWLGTHSPMHPDGYLMAETVLVYGLGGEAVCYWLWRQQRAGSEISHSAVLSSWYKPTTGYSQVQQVEAARKQLEPFLIESEPQVPEIAVTWSDHARAMIETEPMDKDENFPATYQALIQQWQELILGLGYHRDVRFEGASLEGLKVLVTPAMPFVSEEFLQRVITFVQNGGIWLVGPGTGTRDREHTVPLNAGLGLLDSVAGVETQFVFPLTGTDITGTAANKTLNFTGWCAAVKPAHADTRVLGTINSPLMPDTAFLTERRLGKGKVVLLSAHPTGAEGKAFVENLIKGYAKEAQMAAPFEVSAGTVVCPRVDREGKPLWVVINMDGASGRLKLPGKTLDAISGKTIGSTLNLKEYEWRVLKPGV, from the coding sequence ATGATCACAACACGACGAGACACCATCAAATTGATGGCTTCTGCAGCCGGGCTTACCGCTGCCGCTCCCTATATCAGTGCCAACACCGCCAGCCTGGCTACTGGCAGCGCCACCCGGTCGGCAGTGCCTTATCAAATGAAAAAACTCGTGCATGGTGTTTGTTATTACCCGGAGCTTTGGCCGGAAGAAGATATTGATCGCGATATTGCTGAAATGACCAAGCTCGGCATCAATATGATTCGCATTGGTGAGTTCAGCTGGTCCAGCATTGAACCGCGCGAAGGTGAAATTTCTACTGCGTTTTTCCGCAAGGTGCTCGACAGATTTCACGCCGCCGGTATTTCAGTGGTGTTCTGTACGCCGACCCCGACACCGCCTATCTGGTTAACCCACGGCCATCCGGATCGCTTATTCGTTAATGCAGATGGCGATCGTCTGGTGCACGGCTCGCGTCAGCACGTCAGTTACGAACACCCGGCGGTTCGCACGGCCTGTTACCGCATCGTGGAAGAGATCGCCAAAACTCTCGGTGATCACCCGTCGATCATTGCCTGGCAAATTGATAATGAAATCAAATGTCACGTCGCGGAAGATTTCAGCCCGGGCGCGATTGTCGCCTGGCATAAATGGCTGAAAAATCGTTACGGCACCATCGAGCGTTTAAATGAAGAATGGAGCACGCATATCTGGAGTACCTGGTACCAATCGTTTGAACAGGTACCGGCACCGCTGAAAACACCGTTTCTGCACAGCGCATCACTGAGTACGGCCTACCGCTTGTTCAACCGCGAAAGCATTGCCGAATTTGTTGACCAGCAATCGGAAATTATTCGCCGCTATTCCAAAGCGCCCATTACGCACAACACCAACCCGGCATTTTCGGTAAACCACGAGCGGTTGTTTAAAAATCTGGACTTTGCCTCTTACGATGCCTATCCCTCCAGTACGCAATGGCACTCGCTGGTATTTCGCAGCGACATGTATCGTGCCGCAAAACCGGGCCGTCCTTTCTGGTTAATGGAAACCAGCGTCAGTCACAACGGCTGGCTGGGCACCCACAGCCCTATGCACCCGGACGGTTACCTGATGGCAGAAACCGTACTGGTATACGGCCTGGGTGGCGAAGCGGTGTGTTACTGGTTATGGCGGCAACAACGCGCCGGTTCTGAAATCAGCCACAGTGCGGTACTGAGCAGCTGGTACAAACCCACCACCGGTTACTCCCAGGTGCAACAGGTAGAAGCTGCGCGCAAACAACTGGAACCTTTTTTAATTGAAAGCGAACCACAGGTACCGGAAATTGCCGTTACCTGGTCAGACCACGCCCGCGCCATGATTGAAACCGAACCCATGGACAAGGACGAAAATTTCCCCGCGACCTACCAGGCATTAATCCAGCAATGGCAGGAATTGATATTAGGGTTGGGCTATCACCGCGATGTGCGTTTTGAAGGCGCCAGCCTTGAAGGGCTGAAAGTACTGGTTACACCGGCCATGCCGTTTGTCAGCGAAGAATTTTTGCAACGGGTGATTACTTTTGTGCAGAACGGCGGCATCTGGCTGGTTGGGCCTGGCACCGGTACCCGTGATCGTGAACACACCGTACCCTTAAATGCTGGCCTGGGGCTTTTGGATTCAGTTGCCGGTGTAGAAACCCAATTCGTATTTCCATTAACCGGCACCGATATTACCGGAACCGCAGCGAACAAAACGCTGAATTTTACCGGCTGGTGCGCTGCGGTTAAACCCGCCCATGCCGACACCCGTGTACTTGGCACCATCAACTCTCCGCTGATGCCAGACACCGCGTTTCTTACCGAACGTCGTTTGGGTAAAGGCAAGGTCGTATTATTATCCGCGCATCCCACCGGCGCAGAAGGCAAAGCTTTTGTTGAAAACCTGATTAAAGGCTACGCCAAAGAAGCGCAAATGGCAGCGCCCTTTGAAGTCAGTGCCGGCACTGTGGTATGCCCGCGTGTTGACCGCGAAGGCAAACCTTTATGGGTGGTTATCAATATGGACGGTGCAAGCGGCCGCCTGAAATTACCGGGCAAAACACTGGATGCGATCAGTGGTAAAACGATCGGTTCTACCCTTAACCTGAAAGAGTATGAGTGGCGGGTTTTAAAACCGGGTGTGTAA
- the rhaM gene encoding L-rhamnose mutarotase, which translates to MMEKIAFVMQLKPGFEAEYKKRHDELWPDIAAELKKAGVSDYSIFLHPQTLQLFAVLKRTDNHTMDGLPATAAVKRWWAFMADIMETHPDNSPVEAALLPVFHFE; encoded by the coding sequence ATGATGGAAAAAATTGCTTTTGTAATGCAGCTTAAACCCGGCTTTGAAGCCGAGTATAAAAAGCGCCACGACGAACTCTGGCCGGATATAGCTGCTGAATTAAAAAAAGCCGGCGTATCCGACTACTCCATTTTTTTGCACCCGCAAACCTTGCAACTGTTTGCCGTATTAAAACGCACCGATAATCACACCATGGACGGGCTGCCAGCCACCGCCGCGGTAAAAAGATGGTGGGCATTTATGGCAGACATCATGGAAACCCACCCGGATAACAGCCCGGTGGAAGCAGCGCTACTACCGGTATTTCATTTCGAATAA